The Miltoncostaea oceani genome includes a region encoding these proteins:
- a CDS encoding hybrid sensor histidine kinase/response regulator — translation MREPVNGDDHALLRTAAHLGRVGGWAIHLPGREVYWSEQIFEILDWPSPEQAALPEALDLYVPPHRDAVDAAVERCAADGTPFDLEVEMRTAAGRSVWARVVGAAERDASGVIVRLAGALQDITGQRRAAALLAASEERFRYIAHAAADAIWDWDLATDDVWWSAGMRTLFGHEIGEVATVEGSWTSRIHPDDLGRVVSGVEAVIAGGDGEWMDEYRFLRSDGTYATVTDRGLVIRDDAGTPVRMVGGMRDVTEARARQERQRQSQRLEALGQLTGGVAHDFNNLLTVILGNSELLRSDLARWPELQELATMSAEAARRGADLTRGLLAFARRQPLTPSAVDVNALVRGMEPMLRRALGPGVAVVPDLAEGLPPARVDASQLEIALLNLAINARDAMPRGGRLTISTSAAPAAEGAPGQPAAGDAVVVRVADTGVGIVPEDLGRVFDPFFTTKEAGGGSGLGLSMVYGFAAQSQGHVTIASEPGRGTTVGLHLPRDAAAAPPAAPPPPPPAPPRGAEGVLVVDDEALVRRYAGEQLRALGYRVRVAADGAEALAVLRGRDPVELLFTDLGMPGMDGRTLAGAALRLRPGLRVLLTSGGADLEDGDVGDDGPAVLPKPYGGAELAAAVRAVLDTPVRRGASSPSAGAPSPHAARRSG, via the coding sequence ATGCGCGAGCCCGTGAACGGTGACGACCACGCGCTGCTCCGGACCGCCGCCCACCTCGGCCGGGTCGGCGGCTGGGCGATCCACCTCCCCGGCCGGGAGGTCTACTGGTCCGAGCAGATCTTCGAGATCCTCGACTGGCCGTCGCCCGAGCAGGCCGCCCTCCCGGAGGCGCTCGACCTGTACGTCCCCCCGCACCGGGACGCGGTGGACGCCGCCGTCGAGCGGTGCGCCGCCGACGGGACGCCGTTCGACCTGGAGGTGGAGATGCGCACCGCGGCGGGCCGGTCCGTCTGGGCGCGGGTCGTCGGCGCCGCCGAGCGCGACGCGTCCGGGGTGATCGTCCGGCTCGCCGGGGCGCTGCAGGACATCACCGGCCAGCGCCGCGCGGCGGCCCTCCTCGCCGCGAGCGAGGAGCGGTTCCGCTACATCGCCCACGCCGCGGCCGACGCGATCTGGGACTGGGACCTCGCGACCGACGACGTGTGGTGGAGCGCGGGCATGCGGACCCTGTTCGGTCACGAGATCGGCGAGGTCGCCACGGTCGAGGGGTCGTGGACCTCCCGGATCCACCCGGACGATCTCGGGCGCGTCGTCTCCGGCGTCGAGGCCGTGATCGCGGGCGGGGACGGCGAGTGGATGGACGAGTACCGGTTCCTCCGCAGCGACGGCACGTACGCCACGGTCACCGACCGGGGACTGGTCATCCGCGACGACGCCGGCACACCCGTCCGGATGGTGGGCGGCATGCGCGACGTGACGGAGGCCCGCGCCCGGCAGGAGCGCCAGCGCCAGTCGCAGCGCCTCGAGGCGCTCGGCCAGCTCACCGGCGGCGTCGCCCACGACTTCAACAACCTGCTGACGGTGATCCTCGGGAACTCCGAGCTGCTCCGGTCCGACCTCGCCCGCTGGCCCGAGCTGCAGGAGCTGGCGACGATGAGCGCGGAGGCGGCCCGCCGCGGCGCCGACCTCACCCGGGGCCTGCTCGCGTTCGCCCGCCGCCAGCCGCTGACGCCGAGCGCGGTCGACGTGAACGCCCTCGTCCGGGGCATGGAGCCGATGCTGCGACGGGCGCTCGGACCGGGCGTCGCGGTCGTGCCGGATCTCGCCGAGGGCCTGCCGCCGGCGCGGGTCGACGCGTCGCAGCTCGAGATCGCCCTCCTCAACCTCGCCATCAACGCACGGGATGCGATGCCCCGCGGCGGGCGCCTCACGATCTCGACGTCCGCGGCGCCGGCGGCCGAGGGGGCGCCCGGGCAGCCGGCCGCGGGGGACGCGGTCGTCGTGCGGGTGGCGGACACCGGCGTCGGCATCGTCCCGGAGGACCTCGGCCGGGTCTTCGACCCGTTCTTCACCACGAAGGAGGCCGGCGGGGGGTCCGGGCTGGGCCTGAGCATGGTCTACGGCTTCGCCGCCCAGTCGCAGGGGCACGTCACGATCGCGTCGGAGCCGGGCCGGGGCACGACGGTGGGCCTCCACCTGCCGCGCGACGCGGCGGCGGCGCCCCCGGCGGCACCCCCTCCCCCGCCCCCCGCGCCCCCGCGGGGCGCCGAGGGCGTGCTCGTCGTCGACGACGAGGCGCTCGTGCGCCGCTACGCGGGCGAGCAGCTCCGGGCGCTGGGGTACCGCGTCCGCGTCGCCGCCGACGGGGCGGAGGCGCTCGCCGTGCTCCGCGGCCGCGACCCGGTCGAGCTGCTGTTCACCGACCTCGGGATGCCGGGCATGGACGGCCGGACCCTCGCCGGGGCGGCCCTCCGGTTGCGGCCGGGCCTGCGGGTGCTGCTGACCTCCGGCGGCGCGGACCTGGAGGACGGGGACGTCGGCGACGACGGCCCCGCCGTCCTGCCGAAGCCCTACGGCGGCGCGGAGCTGGCCGCCGCGGTCCGGGCGGTCCTCGACACGCCGGTCAGGCGGGGAGCGTCCAGTCCATCGGCGGGCGCCCCATCTCCGCACGCAGCGCGTCGAAGCGGCTGA
- a CDS encoding ice-binding family protein, giving the protein MTTAPTPAPDRVRGRRPLRVVTLAAALAGFALTSSAALAAQPPVGLGTADSYAVIAGSAITNTGPSTINGDVGLSPGTAISGFPPGTINGTVHAADAEAAQATSDLTLAYDDAAGRTPALAVPSELGGLTLTAGVYASASALGLTGTLTLDAQGDPDAVFILKAASSLTTASASRVSLINGAQPCNVFWQVGSSATLGTSSTFAGNILALTSISMNDAVTVRGRALARNGAVTLINDTITVGRCSTPVTPRNATPGDGSGPGGPGAPGTPGGGSLDARNGSSLFTTSPRAVARTIARYGTSRCVARNFRAVVTGLRIRSVVFSLDGRRIARRTAGPFATMVRARAGVRVLTARITFTDATPAVTRRLRYQACAPAQAVVTPPSVSLPPRGPGGFTG; this is encoded by the coding sequence ATGACCACCGCACCGACCCCCGCCCCGGACCGCGTCCGCGGGCGACGCCCCCTCCGGGTGGTCACCCTCGCCGCCGCCCTCGCCGGGTTCGCCCTGACGTCGTCCGCGGCGCTCGCCGCCCAGCCCCCCGTGGGGCTCGGCACCGCCGACTCCTACGCCGTGATCGCCGGCTCCGCCATCACGAACACCGGGCCCTCGACGATCAACGGCGACGTCGGCCTCAGCCCGGGGACCGCGATCTCCGGCTTCCCGCCCGGCACGATCAACGGCACCGTCCACGCCGCCGACGCCGAGGCGGCCCAGGCGACGAGCGACCTGACCCTCGCCTATGACGACGCCGCGGGCCGCACCCCCGCCCTCGCGGTCCCGTCCGAGCTGGGTGGGCTGACGCTCACCGCCGGCGTGTACGCCTCCGCCTCCGCGCTCGGCCTCACGGGCACCCTGACGCTCGACGCGCAGGGCGACCCCGACGCCGTCTTCATCCTGAAGGCCGCGTCGAGCCTGACCACCGCCAGCGCCAGCCGGGTGAGCCTCATCAACGGCGCCCAGCCCTGCAACGTCTTCTGGCAGGTCGGCAGCTCCGCGACGCTCGGGACGTCCTCGACGTTCGCCGGCAACATCCTGGCGCTGACGTCGATCTCGATGAACGACGCGGTCACGGTCCGGGGCCGCGCCCTGGCCCGGAACGGCGCGGTCACGCTGATCAACGACACGATCACCGTCGGCCGCTGCTCCACCCCCGTCACCCCCCGCAACGCCACCCCCGGTGACGGCTCCGGCCCCGGTGGGCCCGGCGCCCCCGGCACCCCCGGCGGCGGCTCCCTCGACGCCCGCAACGGGTCGAGCCTCTTCACCACGTCGCCCCGGGCCGTCGCCCGCACGATCGCCCGGTACGGCACGTCCCGCTGCGTCGCACGCAACTTCCGCGCCGTCGTGACGGGCCTGCGGATCCGCTCGGTCGTGTTCTCGCTCGACGGCCGCCGCATCGCGCGGCGCACCGCCGGCCCGTTCGCGACGATGGTGCGCGCCCGCGCCGGCGTCCGCGTGCTCACCGCGCGGATCACCTTCACCGACGCCACGCCGGCCGTGACCCGCCGCCTGCGCTACCAGGCGTGCGCACCCGCCCAGGCCGTCGTCACCCCGCCGTCGGTCTCGCTGCCGCCGCGCGGTCCCGGCGGCTTCACCGGCTGA
- a CDS encoding uracil-DNA glycosylase, protein MPSDVPLRDLVPPPWTPYLAGCDALERVDAYLRAEEEAGRPWHPDRGRILRALDLCHPDRLTGAAVGQDPYPRAGQPTGLAFDLPDGEMSPSARTILAEYAEDLGRPRPPRADLEPWARHGLLLWNSAATTAVGVAGAHARSGWHDVTRHLLREIVRRHEGLVFICWGTHAQSLVLPLLDDRHRAIVSNHPSPLSARRPPVPFVGSRPFSRFDALRAEMGRPPMDWTLPA, encoded by the coding sequence GTGCCGTCCGACGTCCCCCTGCGGGACCTCGTCCCGCCCCCGTGGACGCCGTACCTCGCGGGCTGCGACGCGCTCGAGCGGGTCGACGCCTACCTGCGCGCCGAGGAGGAGGCCGGCCGCCCGTGGCACCCCGACCGGGGCCGGATCCTCCGGGCGCTCGACCTCTGCCACCCGGACCGCCTCACCGGCGCCGCCGTGGGCCAGGACCCCTACCCCCGGGCGGGGCAGCCGACGGGTCTGGCCTTCGACCTTCCCGACGGCGAGATGTCGCCATCGGCGCGCACCATCCTCGCCGAGTACGCGGAGGACCTCGGGCGGCCCCGTCCCCCGCGGGCCGACCTGGAGCCGTGGGCCCGCCACGGGCTGCTGCTCTGGAACAGCGCCGCCACGACCGCCGTCGGGGTCGCCGGCGCCCACGCGCGCTCCGGGTGGCACGACGTCACCCGCCACCTGCTCCGCGAGATCGTGCGCCGCCACGAGGGGCTCGTCTTCATCTGCTGGGGCACCCACGCCCAGTCGCTCGTCCTGCCGCTGCTCGACGACCGCCACCGGGCGATCGTCTCCAACCACCCCTCGCCGCTGTCGGCCCGCCGCCCGCCCGTGCCCTTCGTCGGGTCGCGTCCGTTCAGCCGCTTCGACGCGCTGCGTGCGGAGATGGGGCGCCCGCCGATGGACTGGACGCTCCCCGCCTGA